One stretch of Streptomyces agglomeratus DNA includes these proteins:
- a CDS encoding helix-turn-helix domain-containing protein translates to MTDELGTLLRRLRDAADLTQEQVAERSGVSVRTIRRLESGNSTNHRMGTVNLLADALELGEEDRRRLAATITAPRGGPAFRAPAPEEAAAPVPEEAAAPVPASETGSVAPQSQSVAPVPGALRPGEALPGPSTSATPTRLPVHDTVAAAARELATEVRRRWRREEAQRRVHDPYPLPVRWEPAPAGLTDRTENIQRLWPGETARELDLEGDLRSVSDVYLRIPSGRLAILGRAGSGKSVLTIRFVLDLLEAPVTHGRVPVIFSIGSWDPTTTALRDWLVGLLLRDHPHLAGRGPRGATLAAALVDADLILPVLDGFDEIAEGLRREALDALNATSSPLVLTSRRDEYAEAVRAAHAPLVWAAGVVLSDLTLDDLAGYLPRTTRTITREGGGDDSAGGPGTAWETVIGELRTRESPGSANLATALTTPLMVILARTLYSEIPGQDPAELLDVTRFPTVRSVEEHLLAGFVPAVYRRRPPERDAAGRQPRSPGPDAASAERWLGHLAHHLVRFDRDRHDLAWWQLSDSLSRSTRTFAVFLATALSVALADWLVGLLLTPIGIGELLLQGGLMGPVAGIAFGSVYAIMDRSGGGAVVEPTRVRVTLRGFHGGLGRRPLRTFIVRFGHGLFGGTVMGIGCACALALERALYSGSPLTDPRVIEGTLINMVVLGLIFGSAAGLVFGLMAALEAPVDVTTAATPVSLLSSNRTTMVRQFLVLAPTLTLAIAFGGYVIVQLLQGSMGRLNWGLQDSLFIGAVGGLGGAASYVLAFTAWGQWFVFSRVWLPLTGRLPWDPAAFLDDAYRRGVLRQTGAVYQFRHVRLQHHLGNAFRRQHADFAPATFPPPRAGAS, encoded by the coding sequence GTGACAGATGAACTCGGCACGTTGTTGCGCCGACTGCGCGATGCGGCGGATTTGACCCAGGAACAGGTTGCCGAACGGTCCGGGGTGAGCGTGCGCACCATTCGCCGACTGGAGAGCGGCAACTCCACCAACCACCGCATGGGAACGGTGAACCTGCTCGCGGACGCGCTCGAACTCGGTGAGGAGGACCGCCGACGCCTGGCGGCGACCATCACCGCACCGCGGGGCGGGCCGGCCTTCCGAGCACCTGCACCCGAAGAGGCCGCCGCGCCCGTGCCCGAAGAGGCCGCCGCGCCCGTGCCCGCATCCGAGACCGGGTCGGTCGCCCCCCAAAGCCAGTCGGTCGCCCCCGTACCCGGCGCTCTGCGGCCCGGCGAGGCCCTGCCGGGTCCCAGCACGTCCGCGACGCCCACCCGCTTACCCGTACATGACACCGTCGCCGCCGCCGCGCGAGAACTCGCGACGGAGGTCCGGCGGCGCTGGCGCCGGGAGGAGGCGCAACGCAGGGTCCACGACCCGTATCCCCTGCCGGTCCGGTGGGAGCCGGCGCCTGCCGGTCTGACCGACCGAACGGAGAACATCCAGCGTCTGTGGCCCGGGGAGACGGCGCGCGAGTTGGACCTGGAGGGTGACCTCCGGAGCGTGTCCGACGTCTACCTCCGAATCCCGTCCGGACGACTGGCGATCCTCGGCAGGGCCGGTTCGGGGAAGTCCGTACTCACGATCAGGTTCGTACTGGACCTTCTGGAGGCCCCGGTCACGCACGGCCGTGTGCCGGTCATCTTCAGCATCGGCTCCTGGGACCCGACGACCACCGCACTGCGGGACTGGCTGGTCGGCCTGCTGCTGCGCGACCATCCCCATCTGGCCGGTCGCGGCCCCCGCGGGGCGACCCTGGCCGCCGCGCTGGTCGACGCCGACCTGATCCTCCCCGTCCTGGACGGGTTCGACGAGATCGCCGAAGGTCTGCGGCGGGAGGCCCTGGACGCCCTCAACGCCACTTCGTCGCCGCTCGTCCTCACCAGTCGGCGTGACGAGTACGCCGAAGCGGTCCGGGCCGCGCACGCGCCGCTCGTCTGGGCGGCGGGCGTCGTGCTCAGCGACCTCACCCTCGACGACCTCGCCGGCTACCTGCCCCGCACCACGCGAACGATCACGCGGGAAGGGGGCGGAGACGACAGCGCCGGTGGGCCAGGGACGGCGTGGGAGACGGTCATCGGAGAACTGCGCACGCGGGAGAGCCCGGGGAGCGCGAACCTGGCGACAGCCCTGACCACCCCGCTCATGGTCATCCTCGCCCGTACCCTGTACAGCGAGATACCCGGCCAGGATCCGGCCGAACTCCTCGACGTCACCCGCTTCCCCACGGTGAGGAGCGTGGAGGAACACCTGCTGGCGGGCTTCGTGCCCGCCGTCTACCGGCGCCGGCCCCCCGAACGGGACGCCGCCGGCCGGCAGCCGAGGAGTCCTGGCCCGGATGCCGCGAGCGCCGAGCGCTGGCTCGGCCACCTCGCCCACCACCTCGTCCGCTTCGACCGCGACCGGCACGACCTCGCGTGGTGGCAGCTCAGCGACTCGCTGTCGCGCTCGACCCGCACCTTCGCCGTCTTCCTGGCCACCGCCCTGAGCGTCGCCCTGGCCGACTGGCTGGTCGGCCTGCTGCTCACACCGATCGGGATCGGCGAACTCCTGTTGCAGGGCGGTCTCATGGGGCCTGTCGCGGGCATCGCCTTCGGGTCCGTCTACGCGATCATGGACAGGTCCGGGGGCGGAGCGGTCGTCGAACCGACCCGAGTACGGGTGACGCTGCGCGGCTTCCACGGCGGTCTCGGCCGCCGGCCCCTGCGCACCTTCATCGTCCGGTTCGGCCACGGTTTGTTCGGGGGGACCGTCATGGGCATCGGATGCGCCTGCGCCCTCGCCCTCGAACGCGCGCTGTACTCGGGGAGCCCTCTCACCGACCCGCGCGTCATCGAAGGCACTCTGATCAACATGGTGGTCCTGGGGCTGATCTTCGGCTCGGCCGCCGGCCTCGTCTTCGGGCTCATGGCCGCACTCGAAGCACCCGTGGACGTCACCACGGCGGCCACCCCGGTCAGCCTGCTGTCCTCGAACCGTACGACGATGGTGCGACAGTTCCTGGTACTGGCCCCGACACTCACACTGGCCATCGCCTTCGGCGGGTACGTGATCGTCCAGCTGCTCCAGGGCTCGATGGGACGACTCAACTGGGGCTTGCAGGACAGCCTGTTCATCGGAGCGGTCGGCGGACTCGGGGGCGCGGCCTCCTATGTGCTCGCCTTCACCGCCTGGGGACAGTGGTTCGTGTTCTCCCGCGTCTGGCTTCCGCTGACCGGCAGGCTTCCCTGGGACCCCGCCGCGTTCCTGGACGACGCCTACCGGCGCGGGGTCCTGCGGCAGACCGGCGCCGTGTACCAGTTCCGCCATGTCCGGCTGCAACACCACCTCGGGAACGCGTTCCGCCGACAGCACGCCGACTTCGCACCGGCCACCTTCCCGCCCCCACGAGCCGGGGCCTCCTGA